CTCATCTAATCCTAGAATTTACCTTTCTAGTTCTTATAAAAAGGAAAATCCTATGAATGCTCCTATGTTTTGTATGTTACTTAGAAAGTATATCCAAAGCGGAAACATAGTTAGCGTTTCTCAAATTGGATTTGAGAGAATTGTAAAAATTACGGTTGAATCTTTAGATGAATTAAAATCAAAAACTACTAAAGATTTAATAATAGAAATAATGGGAAGACACAGTAATATAATTTTGACTCATGAAGAAGATAAAATAGTCGATTCAATAAAAAGAATACCTCCTAGTATTAGTAGGGTTAGACAACTTCTTCCAGGTATAACATATACACTGCCTCCTGCTCAAGATAAGTTAGATCCACTTGAATTAATTTCTATAGATCAGTTTAAAGAATTACTTCAAGATTTTAATGGTCCTATATTAAAATCTATATATTCTAAATTTTTAGGTATAAGTCCGACTGTGTCTAAGGAAATATGCTTTAGATCAAATTTAGATAGCGCTATGCTAGCTTCTGATTTAAATGATGAAAGCTTTAACAGGCTACACAAAGAGTTTATAAATGTTATGCAGAGCGTCAAAGACGCAAATTATAACCCATGCTTAGCTTTAGATCCTTTTATTGATAAGCTTTTAGATTTTAGTTGTATAAATCTTTCTCTATTTAATGACTTAAAAGTTGTTCATAATGAAAGTATTTCATCAATAATAGAAAGCTTCTATTCAAATAAAGATGCTAAGGAAAGAATAAATCAACGTGCATCAGACTTTAAGAAAAGCATATCTATAAAACTAGATAGACTTTATAATAAATTAAAGAAACAAGAATTAGAACTTAAGGAATCTGATAATGCTATAATCTACAAAGTTAAGGGCGAACTTATAACTTCATATATTTATATGGTGGAAAAGGGAATGAAGTCTGTAGAGGTTCAAAATTTTTATGATGAAAACTGTTCTACAGTAAAAATCGAT
The nucleotide sequence above comes from Paraclostridium bifermentans. Encoded proteins:
- a CDS encoding Rqc2 family fibronectin-binding protein, giving the protein MAFDGLVVHSICDELSSKLVGGKIDKIYQPENDEIVLHIRNNKENFKLVLSASSSNPRIYLSSSYKKENPMNAPMFCMLLRKYIQSGNIVSVSQIGFERIVKITVESLDELKSKTTKDLIIEIMGRHSNIILTHEEDKIVDSIKRIPPSISRVRQLLPGITYTLPPAQDKLDPLELISIDQFKELLQDFNGPILKSIYSKFLGISPTVSKEICFRSNLDSAMLASDLNDESFNRLHKEFINVMQSVKDANYNPCLALDPFIDKLLDFSCINLSLFNDLKVVHNESISSIIESFYSNKDAKERINQRASDFKKSISIKLDRLYNKLKKQELELKESDNAIIYKVKGELITSYIYMVEKGMKSVEVQNFYDENCSTVKIDLNPNLTPSENAQKYFKKYTKLKHAKKEISAQVELSLEEIDYLENIMLSIDNCDNLAELNDIKEELQKLGYMRGKVKSKKEKNTLTTKPNEFLSSDGFTILVGKNNKQNDFLTLRVANNDDLWMHTKNIPGSHVIIKSDGKEIPESTIFEGAMLASFFSKSKMSAQVPVDYTLKKNVKKPNGSKPGMVIYETNSTIYVTPSEELVVKLKKQG